TGCTTGATTAAAAATGATCTATTTGACAAGATGTCAGATAAATACATGTTCAAGTACTTGTAAGTTCTCTCATCACTTTACACAATGAGAACAAAAACAGGGCATCAGGGCACATTAAGTCACCCACTTACGCATTTCAGTTGAAAGCACTTAGACTTAATGATCAGCGAACCAAACACTAAGGATCTAATGTGCTTATCGTGATGCTAGCCACTCAGCTACTCTGCCTCTGCATTTAGTAAAAACACCTCACGACACACAGGAATAGCTTTTAGCACTCGTTACAGCTCACTCTGTGGTGTCTGACATCAGTTTGAGATCTAGATTTGGTTCCACCGTCAGACTGAAGTGCCACAGGAAGTGGCTTGGTTGCTTCCTCTGACATGATACTAATAAACCGGTTGGCCCTTAGGACAGAATGGACAagatgtgacctttgacccgaTCAGCCACATCAGCTATATTTGTAGAGCCAATAAATCAAGCTGTAAGACATTTCTGAGCGTAGCAGTAAACATTTGGTTGCcgaaaacagaacaaatataTGGTAACTTTATTctaaaaaacccaaaacatttaGACTAGCTACTTTAATCAAATGAAAGCAACTAACATTACATGATTTGAGCATTAGCCGGCCGCCTAGCTTAGCTATAGCTAAATTGCTCTCGGGACGTTTCTCGCttgcacatttgttttgtttaacgAAACATGATCATTTGTGTTCAATTGACAATGTGTTTTATCCATACCCCATACCTCTGCTTGGTGACAGATGGCTGAAAAGTGGCTAGCTGCTTACGGTAGGCTAAACCCGTGAGTGGAAGCTCAAGCAGAGCCCGAGTTTGTAGCTAGCACCGCAATATAAATTCCCCCACATCTGTTTTATCTGTCATAATACCTCGATGTGGCCTATTACTCTCACCTGGTTCGGTTCATTGTGATGCTCCAGTCCATGGTCGTGCTCTACACCATCAACCTCCACCTCAAACACCCCGGCCATCTTCGGAGTGCTGCTTTACCGTTCCGGGtccattagcattagcaacaaACCCAAAAGGATCACTTCcggtgtttttttcttcttctgcttcttcttcttcttcttcaaaataaaggtcGGAAATAATGCAGGTCAAATTGTAAGCCTCAGCCTGTGgcgttctgtgtttgttggtcAAAGTGTGTGACTCACAGCTTGCAAGTTGTAATTTGTTATGTTTATGATGGTTCCTTGAGTTTTTCCTGTGATAGCGAAGTATTAAAGTTGAGCTGATTATACTTGTTGTGCCTATACTTCTTACTATATCAAATTTAATTATCTTTACGTTTCTTGAAATGTGCaacttttttttcactgaaaaatactGAAATGCTAATGCTGATGATTATAATTGTTACGAAAGTCACCCAACTTGTACAGCTTTAATACCTTAAGGAAATTGTACACATACAATGTACATACAGTCTGTTTATATTACAGAATTTGTGTATTAATAAAACCTTAAAATGGACTGGTGCAATTATAATGTACGGAAGGGAATGTATACAATTCTGTGAGTCTTATTTCTAAATTGAGTGACACGTATTTTGGTTGTTGGAGCGTTATAGCTTGTATTTATCAACAAACACCACAGCCCTGTTGATTAAATATAGCCGGTCATTAAATCTTATCAGACCTGCAGCATCCCGCCAGATTTCGTCCGGAAATACGGACCGGAAGCTGAAAAAGGACCGTGGGAAGGATTATGATTGGTCTGAAAGTCTGTGGGCGtcttctctgattggctggccaGCTGACAGAATGCAGTGTAACCGGCTCGTGAGCTGTTGGCGCTCTTAGTTTGAGATTCAACTGTATCAGCCGGTTGCTCGCACAGTATCACAATCAGCTACAGCAGCTTCGTAGCACAGACGTTTTATCCGTTTCCAGCGCgcagctgaggagaaaacaccAACAACTGCTGACTTAGGAAACCAGCTGCTTTGTTGCCATCATGCATGTGATCAAGAGAGGTACAATAGCTCATTTTAATATTCTTGCTGTAAAATACTGTCGAATAATGCAATGTTACTATGCTGAGGGATATGAATGTCTCTTAAAATGTCTATTAGCTGTGATAAATGTTAATGCTATAAATTAATAATGCACTTTAGCCTGCAGTTTAATTTCATTCGTCatataaaaatgtgctttttttgttttcctgtgtggTGTGTTCCGGTCGATACACCAAACAAAGACTTGAATTATAATGAAACGAAAGCTGACTATTTATTTGCGTCAGCTGCTCGTTTGttgacttttcttttgtttttatttggagTAAAATTTGACGTTGAGCATATGTTTTGAAACGGATGCAACACAATTAATTGTCGGGCTTGTTGAGCTGATTTTGCTCTCCAACTTTTGACGTATAAAGTATTTTTCCGCTGTTTTCCAAAGTGAAGGCTTTGACAAACTTCCCTCTATCAGGGCTGTGTAAGAAGATGGTAATTATAGTTAATTATAGTCATGTACTGACATCTATGGTAATGGCGCGAAGTAGCACGGTGTCCCTTTGTTGTCATAACTGGTTGGACAGCTGTTCACCTGACTTCACTGATCAGTGGAGGGAATCCAAATAACAGCTGATATATATGAGTGTGTACtcctgcaggtgttttcacCAGCTATCCTGACAATTACCATCAGAAACTGACCAAATAAGATTGAGGGCTAATTTATCTTTTTGTATTTCAGATGGACGCCAGGAGGGAGTTACTTTTGATAAAATCACATCTCGCATCCAGAAGCTTTGCTACGGACTCAACTCTGACTTTGTGGACCCTGTAAGTACAAACCGCTGTAATATTACCTACTGATGTGAAAAGAGAAACATCAAGCAACACTGTGACACAGTTGGCACACTCAGATGTTGgatctgtgtttctgcaggctCAGATAACAATGAAGGTGATCCAGGGTCTGTACAGTGGAGTCACCACCGTGGAGCTGGACACTCTGGCAGCAGAAACTGCCGCCACCCTCACCACCAAACATCCTGACTATGCACTCCTGGCTGCACGCATTGCCGTGTCTAACCTGCACAAAGAGACCAAGAAAGTATTCAGTGGTGAGGAAAAGTTTTAAGTGATCATTAAAAAAATTGTGTGTAATAGATGTATTTATAAATGTGACTTTGCACAGAAATATCTAACTTTTAAGTCACTATACTTTAATTTAACCTTCGTAATGCAACATTTTTGGTACATATATCGCACAGACTGTGTGAAATATCGCCCCTGATCTTTTCCCCTAATATTTTGCGTTTAATTTCATTAAATGTAATATTCTTCATcatggtggtggaggtggtctTTACACAAACCTCAGGTCTGAATCATTATACATTGTTCAAGTACTTAAATTATTGGCACTGATGTTccactttctttcctttttgctTTTGTAGATGTGATGGAAGACCTGTACAACTATGTGAATCCCTTAAATAAATGTCACTCTCCCATGATCTCCAAAGAGACGCTCGACATTGTCATTGAAAACAAAGCTGTAAGTCACTCTTGATGACATATTGTGTTTGCgttttcaaattcaaattttaaGTCACACAATTGTGTTCAACTTTTATGTTATAACATCCTGTATTCTTTGCAGCGCCTCAACTCTGCCATCATTTATGACAGAGACTTCTCCTACAACTTCTTCGGCTTTAAGGTCACTTTTCTTTTCGTTTAATACTCAATATTTCATGCAAATACTTGAATTATACATCTAATTTGTCCTTTTGCTCTCACAGACTCTTGAGCGGTCGTATTTGTTGAAGATTAATGGCAAAGGTGAGAGTTGAGAGGCAGGTTTACGGGTGCAGAGACTCACTTTcaagtcatttgttttttttgattttgtttttaatgtttgattgCTGATGAACCTCTTTTTCTGTAGTTGCTGAGAGGCCACAGCATATGCTAATGAGAGTGGCAGTCGGGATTCATAAAGAAGACATCGATGCAGCCATTGAGACCTACAACCTGCTGTCAGAGAAGTGGTTCACTCATGCTTCACCTACTCTGTTCAATGCTGGCACCAACAGGCCACAGCTGTCCAGGTACAGACTCTGAGCGACGCTGACCAAAATCTCTGATGCTTATtttaaatgcaattttttttccctaatCTCATTTGTTTGGGGTTTTTCCAGTTGTTTCTTGCTATGCATGAAGGACGACAGCATCGATGGTATTTACGACACACTGAAGCAGTGTGCCCTCATCTCCAAGTCAGCTGGAGGTATTGGATTGGCAGTTAGCTGTATCAGAGCCACAGGCAGCTATATTGCTGGGGTGAGTCAAATGCACACCACAGGGACTTAAATCAAGCAGATATAGAGGAGGTTTGATTGACACCATGTCATTTGTTTGcattacttacttacttacttacttcttgtttttcagaCTAATGGCACTTCCAATGGCCTGGTTCCAATGCTTCGAGTGTACAACAACACAGCACGTTATGTTGACCAGGGTGGCAACAAGGTAAAGACTTACAAGAGTTATAAGACACAACATAATGCAGCGTGACGTTGTTGCTCTAGAGACACCTCTGGCAGTAAGTTTCATCACCTTGCTCTTTCTGTTCGCTTGCTCAGAGACCCGGGGCCTTCGCTGTGTACCTGGAGCCGTGgcattttgatgtgtttgactTCTTGGAGTTGAAGAAGAACACAGgtaaagaggagcagagggccAGAGACCTGTTCTTCGCCATGTGGATCCCAGACCTCTTTATGAAACGAGTGGAAAGCAATCAGGTGAATACTCAAGAATCTCAAATCTCATGTATGTTACAGTCTGAATTTAGCTATGTATTCTATAATCTACTATGTTTTCTGATGGGTTTGATGGTTTGAGGCTCCTGCTTAATCTTGAACATTGGTCCTCTCTTGCTCTTGCAGGACTGGTCTCTAATGTGTCCCAGTGAGTGTCCAGATTTAGAGGAGTGCTGGGGAGAGAAGTTTGAGGAGCTCTACACTCAGTAAGACCAGCACAACAAACTCTGTCCTTAATAAATGACTCATATCTCAGTGCTGACCTCTCCCATGcctcctgtttgtcctcagaTATGAGAAGGAGGGCAGGGCTAAGCGTGTAGTGAAAGCTCAGCAGCTGTGGTACGCCATCATTGAGTCTCAGACAGAAACCGGTACACCGTACATGCTCTACAAGGACGCCTGCAACAGGAAGAGCAACCAGCAGAATCTGGGCACCATCAAATCCAGCAATCTGTGCACGGAGATCGTAGAGTACACAAGCAAAGATGAGGTGAGGGGCAGGAGATATTACATGGGCACCTATAGATTACATTTGTTTCTGTAATAttagcatgtttttttaaatactcaTTTTCAATTTGGTTTGTTCTTTCTTCAACTCAGGTTGCAGTGTGTAACCTGGCGTCCATTGCCCTCAACATGTATGTCACTCCAGAAAAGACCTTTGACTTCAAAAAGCTTGCATCTGTCACCAAAGTCATTGTCAAGAACCTGAACAAGATCATTGACATCAACTACTACCCAGTGCCTGAGGTTTGCTTTGTTGTCTAGTGTTGCTTCACTATCAACCATGCAGCAGGGTCTTAGGTGCTCTGTATGAACAAATGGCCCCTCTTTCCTGCCTTACAGGCTGAAAGGTCGAACAAGCGCCACAGGCCGATTGGAATCGGAGTGCAGGGTCTGGCTGATGCCTTCATCCTTATGCGTTATCCATTCGAAAGCCCAGAGGCCCAGTTGCTCAACATTCATATCTTTGAGACCATCTACCACGCTGCCCTGGAGGCCAGCTGTGAGCTGGCAGCGGAGCACGGTGCTTATGAAACCTACGCCGGCTCTCCTGTCAGTAAGGGGGTGAGTAGTTTTCTCAATGTCTCAAATCCATCTTGGGGTACAGTTTAGTACTTCAGATCTTCACTGATGTTGTTTTCCAGATTCTTCAGTATGACATGTGGGACAAAACACCAACAGATTTGTGGGACTGGAAAGCACTGAAGGAGAAAATTGCAAAGTAAGTCCTCCTGAATGTCTTCCTTCTTGATATTTCCCATGTCATGTCTAATGCAGAGATTGATTGTAGCTCATCCctcattctgctcctctcttgTCCC
Above is a window of Chaetodon auriga isolate fChaAug3 chromosome 15, fChaAug3.hap1, whole genome shotgun sequence DNA encoding:
- the LOC143332778 gene encoding ribonucleoside-diphosphate reductase large subunit-like — encoded protein: MHVIKRDGRQEGVTFDKITSRIQKLCYGLNSDFVDPAQITMKVIQGLYSGVTTVELDTLAAETAATLTTKHPDYALLAARIAVSNLHKETKKVFSDVMEDLYNYVNPLNKCHSPMISKETLDIVIENKARLNSAIIYDRDFSYNFFGFKTLERSYLLKINGKVAERPQHMLMRVAVGIHKEDIDAAIETYNLLSEKWFTHASPTLFNAGTNRPQLSSCFLLCMKDDSIDGIYDTLKQCALISKSAGGIGLAVSCIRATGSYIAGTNGTSNGLVPMLRVYNNTARYVDQGGNKRPGAFAVYLEPWHFDVFDFLELKKNTGKEEQRARDLFFAMWIPDLFMKRVESNQDWSLMCPSECPDLEECWGEKFEELYTQYEKEGRAKRVVKAQQLWYAIIESQTETGTPYMLYKDACNRKSNQQNLGTIKSSNLCTEIVEYTSKDEVAVCNLASIALNMYVTPEKTFDFKKLASVTKVIVKNLNKIIDINYYPVPEAERSNKRHRPIGIGVQGLADAFILMRYPFESPEAQLLNIHIFETIYHAALEASCELAAEHGAYETYAGSPVSKGILQYDMWDKTPTDLWDWKALKEKIAKHGVRNSLLLAPMPTASTAQILGNNESIEAYTSNIYTRRVLSGEFQIVNPHLLKDLTERGLWSDEMKNQLIAQSGSIQDIEGIPDDLKQLYKTVWEISQKTVLKMAADRGAYIDQSQSLNIHIAEPNYGKLTSMHFYGWKLGLKTGMYYLRTKPAANPIQFTLNKEKLKEAQSTKSEEEETKVRNTAAMVCSLANKDECMMCGS